The following coding sequences are from one Rutidosis leptorrhynchoides isolate AG116_Rl617_1_P2 chromosome 11, CSIRO_AGI_Rlap_v1, whole genome shotgun sequence window:
- the LOC139876481 gene encoding zinc finger CCCH domain-containing protein 58-like, with protein MELYGRGSTGRNVSQTDHNQQPGWIQPGPETGLEESMRRFGIFGERVGELYPERPGMADCAYYMRTGTCGYGSKCRYNHPPDRSSSAGGVGRLLVAGPYPERPGEPICQYYLRTGTCKFGASCKFNHPRHAGGSLSNVPLNTYGYPLRPEEKECSYYLKTGQCKFGITCKYHHPQPTGEPMQPASARPFYSTVQSPSAPSPEPYGGPVGPSAGYRVARPPLVPGSYPPGAYGPILLSPGMVPVPNWSPYSGRVSPALSPGAQPSVYGVNTSGPTFAAQYRPLPPSPGPGPGPISSSQTERIFPERPGQPECQYYMKTGDCKFGASCKYHHPPDWALSKENCLLSPMGLPLRPGVEPCSFYMQNGHCKFGRTCKFDHPIPGGAVSYGPTDIPIAPYMTMAPSGSFPERSNLDPHSSSSVGLMFPHGQPGSSGDMQLSSQSQSSPQTR; from the exons ATGGAACTGTACGGACGAGGCAGTACTGGAAGGAACGTTTCACAAACGGATCATAATCAACAACCTGGATGGATACAACCAGGTCCTGAAACCGGACTTGAAG aaTCAATGAGGCGGTTTGGTATATTTGGGGAAAGAGTAGGGGAGTTATATCCTGAGAGACCTGGTATGGCGGATTGTGCTTATTATATGAGAACTGGAACATGTGGTTATGGTAGCAAATGCAGATATAATCATCCTCCTGATCGTAGTAGCTCG GCTGGAGGAGTAGGAAGACTCTTAGTAGCGGGACCGTACCCCGAGCGACCAGGCGAGCCTATTTGCCAG TATTATTTAAGAACGGGCACCTGTAAGTTTGGTGCGTCCTGCAAGTTTAATCATCCAAGACACGCGGGTGGATCTTTGAGTAACGTGCCTCTAAATACTTATGGATATCCATTACGACCA GAAGAAAAAGAATGCTCCTACTATTTGAAAACGGGGCAGTGCAAATTTGGTATAACTTGTAAATACCATCATCCTCAACCGACTGGCGAACCAATGCAGCCAGCGTCTGCACGTCCATTTTATTCAACAGTGCAGTCTCCTTCAGCCCCTTCACCTGAACCATACGGTGGGCCCGTTGGGCCATCAGCTGGTTACAGAGTTGCTAGGCCACCATTAGTCCCTGGTTCATACCCACCAGGTGCTTATGGCCCCATACTACTCTCACCTGGCATGGTTCCTGTACCAAATTGGAGTCCTTACTCG GGACGTGTAAGCCCGGCTTTGTCTCCGGGTGCTCAACCGTCTGTATACGGAGTGAATACTTCGGGTCCCACTTTTGCAGCCCAATATCGTCCTCTGCCTCCTTCTCCTGGCCCAGGACCAGGCCCAATAAGTAGTAGTCAAACTGAAAGGATCTTTCCAGAGAGGCCTGGTCAACCCGAATGTCAGTACTACATGAAAACTGGTGATTGCAAATTCGGGGCATCTTGTAAGTATCATCATCCACCAGATTGGGCATTATCGAAGGAGAATTGTCTTCTCAGCCCAATGGGCCTTCCTCTGCGTCCG GGGGTGGAGCCTTGCAGTTTTTACATGCAAAATGGACATTGCAAGTTCGGGCGCACGTGCAAGTTTGACCATCCAATTCCAGGTGGTGCAGTTAGTTATGGTCCAACCGACATACCAATAGCACCATACATGACCATGGCTCCTTCGGGTTCATTTCCAGAAAGGTCCAACTTGGACCCTCATTCAAGTAGTTCAGTTGGTTTGATGTTTCCTCATGGTCAACCAGGGTCTTCAGGTGACATGCAACTATCTAGTCAAAGTCAAAGTTCTCCTCAGACAAGGTGA